CTGGCCGCGGTGTTCCTCGGCGAGCAGCTGCCGGCGGGAACCTACGCCGGGCTGGCGCTTATCCTGGCCGGCCTCGCCGTCGTCGTAACCGGGCAGGGGCGCCGCTCCCGGGCCCAGGCGCTTCCGCCGGCGCCGCCCGCCCTGGGCGGAGACATCGGGGACTGAACCGACGCAGCACGCAAAGGAGGGCTCCCGCGAATGCGGGAGCCCTCCTTTGGCTAAGCGAACTGCGGTGAAGCTACCGGGTTATTCGGCGGTCTTCTCCGAGGGCTTGTCGGCGTGTGCACCGGAGGTCTTGGCAGCGTCAGCAGCCTTCGAAGCGGCTTCCTTGCTGTGCTTGGCGGCCTCCGCGCCCTTTTCACCGGACCGTGCAGCGGCGCGCTCCGCGGCCTCCTTGATGCTGGCAACGGTCTCCTTGGTCTCCTTCGCGGATTCCTTGCCGTTGGAAGCAGCCTTGTCGGCATTGCTGACAGCGGGCTTGGGAGCCGGGGTCACGGGAGCCGTCGGAGCGGGAGCCGTCGGTGCGGCGGCGGGCTTGGCAGCGGCGGGCTTGGGCTCGGGAACCGCAATGGTCTCGGGCTTAGCCGGTGCCGGCGTCTTCCACGGATCCTCCACCGGGCGCGAGGCGCGCCACGCGGCGGCGCCTGCAGCCACGGCTGCTGCGATGATGCCGAAGATCAGCCAGCCCTTGCCGCCGCCCTTCTGGCTCTTGCGGGCGGCCTTGGCTGCCTGAGCGGCTGCCTTCCGGGCCTTCTTCAGCGCCTTCTTGTTGCCGGTTGCCTTGGCAACCGCCGTCTGAACCGGAATCGAAGCGGCACCCAGGCTGCGGGTTACCGTAGCCGAGGCATCACCGATGCGGGTGGAGAGGCTGGGAATGTAGTCCTCCACAACCTTGTCCCGCGCTCCGTTGATAGCCGGAGTGGCGCGGTCCAGGGTGTGCTGGATGCGGGGGGTGGCTTCGTCCACGGTTTTGCTGATCCTCGGACCGACCTTCTGGAGGCCTTCCTGGATGCGGGGGGTGACCGTTGCTACTCCAGCGGCAACACCGTCTCCGACCTTCTGGAGGCCTTCCTGGATCTTGGGTGAGGCGGTCTCGATGCCCTTTTCGATGCGGGGCACTGCCCAGTCACGAGCAGCTTCCACCTTCGGTGCAGCCCAGTCACGTGCGGTCTCTACGCCTGCAGTGACATTGGATTCAAAGTCACGGGCCATGCGGTCCTTCTTCTTCAAAACTACCTCCCGGGATAGTGACGGTTCATCCTTACCCTACGTTGACTTGGCGGATGCGTGCTATTGATGCTCCGGGCGGGGCGGACTTTTCACTGTGCGCTGAACCGGGCAATTTCCGCCCGCCGGCGCGTTCGCCGTGGAAGAATGAAATATATGACTGCTATTCCTACCGCACTTGCAACCATCCACACGTCCATGGGCGACATCAAGGTCAACCTCTTCGGCAATCACGCGCCCAAGACGGTTAAGAACTTTGTTGGCCTGGCCACCGGCGAGATCGAGTGGACCGACCCGGCAACAGGAGAGAAGACCAGCCGCCCGCTGTATGACGGCACCATCTTCCACCGCATCATCAAAGACTTCATGATCCAGGGCGGCGATCCCCTGGGCCGCGGCACCGGCGGACCGGGCTACCAGTTCGACGACGAGATCAACCCCGACCTGGATTTCTCCACCCCGTACAAGCTGGCCATGGCCAACGCCGGTGTGCAGATGGGCCGTGGAACCAACGGATCCCAGTTCTTCATCACCTCCGTCCCCACCACCTGGCT
This genomic interval from Arthrobacter sp. zg-Y820 contains the following:
- a CDS encoding peptidylprolyl isomerase, which produces MTAIPTALATIHTSMGDIKVNLFGNHAPKTVKNFVGLATGEIEWTDPATGEKTSRPLYDGTIFHRIIKDFMIQGGDPLGRGTGGPGYQFDDEINPDLDFSTPYKLAMANAGVQMGRGTNGSQFFITSVPTTWLQGKHTIFGEVADDESRALVDQLNAVATDMRDKPAEDVVINSITVEQL